DNA sequence from the Malus domestica chromosome 06, GDT2T_hap1 genome:
acattgctctcgagtactcatcttcaacatcttatgtttccagggaagattccgcatctgcttgaggaacagatagggcaagtgcgaaggatacaaggaagcatgtggagacaagcgtaacagcacacgtgccgatacatccattactctgtcaaaagcaaaagtatcccatatcagcagggtggaacgtactctagatttgatggacttgttttgaccctcaaattcttcagtcggccttatactctggaggaaaccagaaaaccctccagctcagttcaagaataagcctgcggaaagttacttcttcaaaagcaaaagtatctcatatcatctcttctcatttttcttctctttatccttcatgctgctgcaagatggggagaaggtgaacaatcagtcggagctctgattgcttaccttgtctgtcacctctttcagcagaccccctagctcggcgacttgggggactcctactacatggtttgtatcgcgcttgaccaagcctgaaactacaagtaagcttcaagtgaaattgatacattaccttgtgcatctccaccagttaaagataccacccctggatggaggaagagtatttccagagaagatgccacatctacctatgagacagataaggcaagtcaagacgacaccacactccgatacttagaagtttcgtgattacgagatcattctcccacaatatttcctaatgtcatttgtactaaatcattcacttgtactcactaaaagagagcttgaacctatgtacttgtgtaaacccttcacaattaatgagaactcttctattccgtggacgtagccaatctgggtgaaccacgtacatcttgtgtttgctttcctatctctatccatttatatacttatccacactaatgaccggagcaatctagcgaagatcacaaaaagcgaccgttttcgctacctaggatctatcttgcaagagaacggagaattagatggagatctcaaccatagaatacgagctggatggatgaagtgtaagaatgcatccggcgtgttgtgtgaccgtcgtaggccactgaagctcaagggaaaattttataggacggcaataaggccagcgatgttgtatggcacagaatgttgggcggtgaagcatcaacacgtacacaaaatgggtgtagcggagatgaggatgcttcgtgggatgtgtgggcacacgagaaaggataagattgggaatgaggatatccgaggtaaagtaggagtagccgaaattgtaggaaagatgagagaaaataggctccggtgatttggacatgtgcaaagaaggccgactgacgctccggttcgaagatgtgactacgggacagaggttcagggccgaaggggtagaggaagacctaggaaaactttggaagagactctaagaaaagacttagagtacttggatctaacggaggacatgacacaaaaccgagcgcaatggcgttctaggattcatatagccgaccccacttagtgggaaaaggctttgttgttgttgttgttgttgttgtataaggTATATGCATCAAAGAATATTTTCATTTAGACTCTGACGAaaatagaggtcgcacttggtgcgatggcaagtgccttcgcccatgagcggtaggtctcgggttcgagacttgggagcagcctctccataaatggggtaaggctagccgacattcacctctcccagaccctgcgtaaagcgggagccttgtgcactgggtacgatctAGACTCTgacgaaaataaaaatcttaccCTTTTGGAACCAAATTCGGACAATTTGTACACATGGGATCAATGCTGAAATCTTCATTGGGGTCTACATGTTCAGTGGATAAATTTTCACAAAACCCAGAGGTCAGAAAGGGCCTGGAATTTACAGCGGCTCTATCAGCACCCATTCCTTCAGTTGAACGACCATTAACAAGTTTGGACAGGTAAAGCATGTCATTGGCTATCGGATAGCCTACATGTTGCAAATGGACACGTATCTACATCACAGAAAAACGGAAATCATTGATGTTTTAGTCGACGCAAATCTTGGCTTCAGAATTCAGATCATTTGGAATAAAAAATGCAGAGCTATGTCTTTAGAGTTTAAAGGATATCGAAATTCAGAAAACAAAATGGAAGGTAGAGTCATAAGAACAGAAGTGTAGTAGTAAAAGTTCACTGAAATGAATAGCGAATGGAAAACTACCACAGGGaaccaaaagtaaaagcatATGCTGCATATTGCAAACTTCACCGCCGAGAATTGAAAGGGGAgataattttccttttcaagAGAAAACCATTCAAAATGTGGTGTTACATTGCCCATATAATCAGTGCATAGACTTACTTGATGAGTTCGGCCAGTGACTGGTTCACACAAGACAAGACTGTGAATTCCATTGGTACTGAGTCTAGTAAACTTTGTACAGGCAGTCTTCCCCTTGATGAGCGTATCATCAGATAAATCACTAACCTGCATAAACAAGAGACGGTTATCATCCAGTATGGGCACTTTGTACAAGCAGTCTATATAATTCAAAATATCAATTGTAGAAGACCAGTTAACAATGGGTTACCCATGGCAGGAAGTTTCAAACAACCAACCTTAACAACAACAATCACAGAGAAGTTCATAGAAACTACTAAAAGACCCTACGGTTTAAGCAGAAACTACTAGCATCATGCACAAGATAACCCACCTCTGCTGTGCTCCTACATTCTCGAGGATCATGAATAACGTTAGCATCTACAAGTTGCTGGTggaagagaggaaaaaaaaaacaatctgtCAATCCTAACATTATGACCAGCAGTTTTAACATCCAGCTCTAACAAAAGCAAACCTCTTGCTCAGGAAATTCTCCAGCAACTCTTGCAATGTACTGTTTCTGGACCATCCCTCCTTCAATCTGCAACAATTGCATTTGACATCAGAAAATCAAGAGCGGAAAACCTTCTTATCCACAAAAGCATGAAAGGCACACCATCTAGTCATCAAAACAGAACCTCTTAAAACACAGTGGAACAAGATAAATTGATTTCTCAACGGCAGTGACATGTGCATGCAACCAATACCAATACTTAGACAACGTGAACATTACCAGCCAAATAATTGGGAAAACCCCAAGCTTAGTAGTCATATGTACTGGTATAAAAGGTACACAGTTTACTCTATATGAATATAGACGATACACCTAAAGAGACAGTATACTTTATATTTGACATGTAGCACATACCCAATCAGATGAGTGTACCCCTGCCTACATACAGGGATAAGCCCGTAATGCATGTAGCTCCAGGACTATATGGAACTGTATCGTGACAGAAACCAACTCACTATTAATTTATGCTACCATAATACACAGGCATTGGCCATGATGATGACTCAAAGTTTTCCGAAAAAGTTAACGAATAAATTGTTTGCTAAGTATCATATAGTCACTTCTAAAGATAAAGCTTACCTGTTGCCTAAAGTAGTTGGCTTTTGAAGAACTTTTGGCCAAGATAAGGAGTCCTGAGACAAGCCGATCTAGTCGATGAATCGCTAGCATGATCATGTCAAGGAAAGTATAATAAAGAATATATAAGATTTCACTGCAAAATATCATTATGCTAAAATACGTGCTGCCAAAAGTATAATGTTTAAAGCTTAGGTTACGGAATAGAGGTGCCAAGCCATGCTCAGCCTCAAGGATCCCAACAACAGTGTTCTTACGATATTGACCACATGAATGCACCTAGAAAACAGCAGATACTAACAGGCATAAGACTCCGTAATAAGGTTATAGGAGATGAGAAAAAAATCTCATCCCCAGCTAGGCACACTAGCTAGGTCAGAAATTCAACTCACCGGAACAGATGCAGGTTTACAAACGACAACCACATCCGGTTCTTCTTGGAGAATTGATACATCACAAGTCATCACCGGCGGCTCATGCCTACAACCAAAACCAATTACACAAATTTGaaatacgaatttgaaccaaTCACACAGTTAACAAAAGCTCACAAGGAAACAGAGACAGATAGAAAAAAGCAATCACCAAAAGCCATGAATGTAACAAGAAGAGTGAGAGCCATCAACCACAACACAAACCTGTGGACGAAGTGGCTTATCTTTTGCGACGTTTTAACAATGTAGGAAACCGGCACCATCACTCCCTCAACCTGTATCCTTCCAGATTTCACTGCACTAACCTACATTGCACAACAAATTAAAACCTCATACAAAATCATAAACCCAAAACCTGAACTAATCGTCACGAAATCGTTCcattaaaatgtaaaagaaagtAAAACAAGAACACGAAAACGGAGACGGAAACTCATACATAGTAATCATAAGGCCGGCCTTTGAACTCATAGGTGAACAAGTCAACGATGGTCTTCCCCGCCCACCGTTTCTTCACCTAAAAACCCGGAATCACAGAATTAGGGTTTAATCACAGCAAACTAATCACATTAACAAATTAATGAAGCAAGCTTACATGACAGATGAACTCGAAGTTGTAGGGTCTGACATGGCGCCTCCCTGCAACATTCCCGCCAAagacatttttatttatttaacggtttaatttgttaatatttTCGAAAAgtcgaaaaaaatttcaacggcTGAGAACGTACCATCGCGAAAGATGTAATCTTGCCGTTGCGGCCGAATCTCCGGAGTCTGCCACACGATCTCCATGGCCTTCTCTTCCTTTCTACTCTTCATTTTTCGGCCTTGTTTCCGATTTTCGGATCAAATTTCCGGCTTTTGGAAGCCAAATCACAACCCTAGACCCCAAACTCCTCAAACGACGTCGtcaaattgaatttaaaatctttatttatttatttatttattttgagcaAACGATGTAATTTACATTAAGGGGTTTAAGGAAGAGAGTGAGCTAAATCTCATAATtggttagcaataatatgattgcAATTTGTCTTTGACAAgtatcgaacttaagacctctcaattctaagtgaaaaggaatatcacTATATCGTTATCAAAATATTAGTATTCAATATGCTAACAAAAACGTTGTCGCAAAGAAGTTGGTTTTATTCGAGTAATTTCAATTGGGTTTGGACCTATTTGAGTTCGAGTTTTCCAACTTTATTGAGATTATCTTGTAATAATACTTTATTTTGTAAgattttttaaaatgaaaactaattaaaagagtttgaaaattttgaaggcGTGTTAACTAATTCGGAATCGGAATGAAAGTAAGGAGTTTGATTCCAATTACGTATCATACATGTATTTACTAAAATGGTGAGGAATCAACAGTGCATGGACCCGCACAAAAAGTGGAATTCAATTCCTGGAATGAGAGGAATTGGACTCCCTACATCGATGTGGTAATTGAATTCCGGGATGATGAGGGAATTGGGAATCCATTTGCTCTTCCAATTATGCTCTCCTATCAATCTGTCgtttaatccaacaaattaATCTCACGAGCTTGAAATCGATAAGGTGAAGGAATTGAAAATCTAATAGGTTCAAAAGATCTACGGGTGGCATACGAGATCTTGTCCTCGAACACTGGATCGTCGTCGTTCAGGAGGCGATGGTCCAGCCGCTTCAACACTGCCAACACGCACGCGTGGACGTAGCTCGGGACGATGACGCCAACGTCAGTATCTCACGTATGTGCTTCTCGCTCGCTGGCTCATCCTCCTGCGACATCGCTTTGACGATCGCGACCTTATGTGGCTGGGTTTTTTCTTCTGCGGGGAGGGAAGATGAATGCGGCTGGGTTCTTTATTTGGTTTTTACACAATTGTGGATatttaattctttaatttaaCTAAATAAGTACAAATAAATAGCTAAAacgtttttaaaaataaatatatagaataaaaataaaacaaaaaaagggtATTTTAGTACTCACATTAAGTCTTATTCCGAAACTCAGTTTCATTTCTATTTTGATTCCTCTCCATTTCAATTTATTCTCAATTAAATTCCTCCGTAATCCAATTCCTCCTATTTTGATTACGGTTACGTAAACGAGCcatgagttttaacgataaggacaaaataaagagt
Encoded proteins:
- the LOC103437582 gene encoding RNA pseudouridine synthase 7-like isoform X2, with the protein product MKSRKEEKAMEIVWQTPEIRPQRQDYIFRDGRRHVRPYNFEFICHVKKRWAGKTIVDLFTYEFKGRPYDYYVSAVKSGRIQVEGVMVPVSYIVKTSQKISHFVHRHEPPVMTCDVSILQEEPDVVVVCKPASVPVHSCGQYRKNTVVGILEAEHGLAPLFRNLSFKHYTFGSTYFSIMIFCSEILYILYYTFLDMIMLAIHRLDRLVSGLLILAKSSSKANYFRQQIEGGMVQKQYIARVAGEFPEQEVSDLSDDTLIKGKTACTKFTRLSTNGIHSLVLCEPVTGRTHQIRVHLQHVGYPIANDMLYLSKLVNGRSTEGMGADRAAVNSRPFLTSGFCENLSTEHVDPNEDFSIDPMCTNCPNLVPKGYDVHEEALWLHCVRYSAPGWTYECPYPDWASLS
- the LOC103437582 gene encoding RNA pseudouridine synthase 7-like isoform X5, with the protein product MKSRKEEKAMEIVWQTPEIRPQRQDYIFRDGRRHVRPYNFEFICHVKKRWAGKTIVDLFTYEFKGRPYDYYVSAVKSGRIQVEGVMVPVSYIVKTSQKISHFVHRHEPPVMTCDVSILQEEPDVVVVCKPASVPVHSCGQYRKNTVVGILEAEHGLAPLFRNLSFKHYTFGSTYFSIMIFCSEILYILYYTFLDMIMLAIHRLDRLVSGLLILAKSSSKANYFRQQIEGGMVQKQYIARVAGEFPEQEQLVDANVIHDPRECRSTAEVSDLSDDTLIKGKTACTKFTRLSTNGIHSLVLCEPVTGRTHQIRCS
- the LOC103437582 gene encoding RNA pseudouridine synthase 7-like isoform X4, whose amino-acid sequence is MKSRKEEKAMEIVWQTPEIRPQRQDYIFRDGRRHVRPYNFEFICHVKKRWAGKTIVDLFTYEFKGRPYDYYVSAVKSGRIQVEGVMVPVSYIVKTSQKISHFVHRHEPPVMTCDVSILQEEPDVVVVCKPASVPVHSCGQYRKNTVVGILEAEHGLAPLFPIHRLDRLVSGLLILAKSSSKANYFRQQIEGGMVQKQYIARVAGEFPEQEVSDLSDDTLIKGKTACTKFTRLSTNGIHSLVLCEPVTGRTHQIRVHLQHVGYPIANDMLYLSKLVNGRSTEGMGADRAAVNSRPFLTSGFCENLSTEHVDPNEDFSIDPMCTNCPNLVPKGYDVHEEALWLHCVRYSAPGWTYECPYPDWASLS
- the LOC103437582 gene encoding RNA pseudouridine synthase 7-like isoform X3; translation: MKSRKEEKAMEIVWQTPEIRPQRQDYIFRDGRRHVRPYNFEFICHVKKRWAGKTIVDLFTYEFKGRPYDYYVSAVKSGRIQVEGVMVPVSYIVKTSQKISHFVHRHEPPVMTCDVSILQEEPDVVVVCKPASVPVHSCGQYRKNTVVGILEAEHGLAPLFPIHRLDRLVSGLLILAKSSSKANYFRQQIEGGMVQKQYIARVAGEFPEQEQLVDANVIHDPRECRSTAEVSDLSDDTLIKGKTACTKFTRLSTNGIHSLVLCEPVTGRTHQIRVHLQHVGYPIANDMLYLSKLVNGRSTEGMGADRAAVNSRPFLTSGFCENLSTEHVDPNEDFSIDPMCTNCPNLVPKGYDVHEEALWLHCVRYSAPGWTYECPYPDWASLS
- the LOC103437582 gene encoding RNA pseudouridine synthase 7-like isoform X1 — its product is MKSRKEEKAMEIVWQTPEIRPQRQDYIFRDGRRHVRPYNFEFICHVKKRWAGKTIVDLFTYEFKGRPYDYYVSAVKSGRIQVEGVMVPVSYIVKTSQKISHFVHRHEPPVMTCDVSILQEEPDVVVVCKPASVPVHSCGQYRKNTVVGILEAEHGLAPLFRNLSFKHYTFGSTYFSIMIFCSEILYILYYTFLDMIMLAIHRLDRLVSGLLILAKSSSKANYFRQQIEGGMVQKQYIARVAGEFPEQEQLVDANVIHDPRECRSTAEVSDLSDDTLIKGKTACTKFTRLSTNGIHSLVLCEPVTGRTHQIRVHLQHVGYPIANDMLYLSKLVNGRSTEGMGADRAAVNSRPFLTSGFCENLSTEHVDPNEDFSIDPMCTNCPNLVPKGYDVHEEALWLHCVRYSAPGWTYECPYPDWASLS